The Gossypium hirsutum isolate 1008001.06 chromosome D02, Gossypium_hirsutum_v2.1, whole genome shotgun sequence region ttgtagatcttctcttcctgtactggcagtgaagcagatcgaaaacaccagccttatctccctgagcagcagtggagtaggttgaagattgtagattcagtctccctaagcagtagtggagcagatcaaagacggtgaatcttatcttcccaaggtagtagggaagccacctgtcctatctccctgagcagcagtggagtaggttgaagattgtagatcctgtctccctaagcaatagtggagcagatcaaagacaacgaatcttatttccccggcgttgcagtggaatagattaaagctaaaggttgcgaatcttgtttcccgggcgttgcagtggaatagattaaagctgaagTAGAGCGGATTAAAGCCGAAggcagcgaatcctatctccTTGGCATGGTCGTGaaacagattaaagctgaaggcagcgaatcttattttTCTTGGCGTTGCACGgattaaagctaaaggtagcAAATCTTGTTTCCCTAGCattgcagcgaagcagatcaaaactGAAGataacaaaccttatctccctgaagttgtagtaggagtaggttgaaaataccaactttatctccctgaagttgcagtggaacagattgaagctattaatcctatctccctgaagttgaagtggagcggattaaaacgatACCTCTCAAGTTGCAGTAAGACTGATTAAATCTACcataacaagtcttatctctctaaagttgcagtggagcaaactgaagctactaatcctatctccctgaagttgcagtggaacagattaaaatGATGAAACCTATAccactgaagttgcagtaggtcggattaaatctaccatTACAAGTAtcgtctccctgaagttgcagtggggcagactaaAATCACAAATCGAGTCCCCTGAAGTTGCgacagagtagattgaagctacaagtcgtatctctttgaagttgatgtggagtggatcgaagcaacaagacgcaGTGGACTGAAATGAAgttacttgaagaagagaagcaccatAACAAGTCAAGAATcgacgagaccgggcaaaattggtctttcttagtctttgcttcattcctgttacacgacaatTAGCAAAGATGGgtagctgtacaagcccaatttcaCCCGGGCCCAggcaagcaaaaaaaaaacaaaaaaaaagagcaaacaACAAACCTAAACCATTAACAACCCAAATAAAAAACAATTGACCCAGCCCTAAGCCCAAACActttcagcaaaaaaaaaaaacaaaaaaactaaccctaggtgcgccgcacttAGGGTCGTCCCTCTGCCTCCTCTTACTAGCGCCACACCTACCCTCTGCCACCACTAGCTCTGCTGCTCACCTGCCACTTGCACCACTGGCACTGACCTACAGAGAAATGACAACAAATGTTAAAAAAAACcttgtaaaatggctataaaagccataatAAATCCATTGTAAAGGGATTTTTTGTGTgggaataataaaaaatagaagaagtttgaatcaaattcaaaaagaaaacaaGGAGCAAAGgtctttatttgtttatttttcctatCTATTTTTTTCGaaatatttatctatattttccttttttttaaagtttatatatataaaaatatattatttaaaaaaattgattaccTCGAACTCTAGCTGCCGTACGGCGACTCCACGGCGGTCCCCTTTGCCGGACCTTGGAATCCAACCAGAGGGAGAAGGGAGAGCTCTCAGCCCTTTTTTTTCTGAAACCAGagactaaataatttttttttgtttaaaccttGGCTTTTAtaggcccccaaaacgacgtcgttttgggcaagCCTCTCAGGCACCAAAACAGCGTCGTTTCATCCTTGACCTGTGTGTTGACCCAACCCGCTCAGGAGGATCCGCGTTTTTTTGACTAATGGGCTATTTCGCGTTTAGCCCTTTCgcgtttttcattattttcaattaagtttctctcattttaatttttccctataatttatttcggttttcaatttggtccacctTGAAACTATGCGTTTTCGAGGGTGGGGCCTATTTCTcatttggtccctccttgttattcgcacATTCAAAATGGTCCATCCCTTTTGTTTTATTCCTGATTTTGCccaaatatttgttttaaaattcaaattagtcatttcttttgctatttttgtatttcttattaattaatctagttattatcatatttatattttctttttatatttactttttcattattattatattattatattttactattagcttattattattattattattattattattattattatatttctatttatatttacttatctaaattttaaatatattttgttttattatatgttatcattatgtaattacttatatcttttgtgttttttttaaactataaattatttactattctattattaatattattattatttactcatttatatcttttaatttcaaactttgttatatatatacatactagatatttttttataattttatttattttcgttattgttattattgttttacttgatttcatttatttatttacttatatgtccattattatttttaaatgttttagtttttatttgtttatgtacttgttattgtatatatataattgaatttttttatatatctttttttatgctcgtattattttacttacattatcaCATTTGTTTTTCCGTTAagcatattaacaccatacattaaaaggaaattttttctaaataaggtaatattttgcatttggaaattcgagaaaacgtgacgtgctaggtttcgatttctcgtttgaccaaatagccaagTATCCTCTTAAAATTTCGAAGTATGGGTTTTGGAaaccataaggtgatcttggtttagAGGGTTTAAAGTATCgtatcctaacgtgctggatgtggtaTTCTTTCAGAACAAGAGAATCCTAAATTCCAACCCATGTTATTCAAGTTTTtttaaaggatcgtattttttttaaaactcttcaaaatttttaattttcgacactaaaggcactaaataatcaactaggtaccaattttgggcgttacgagggtgctaacccttcctcatacgtaaccgactcctgaacccgcctttatgaatttcgtggaccaaaatcgttgttttaataaaattaaattgtttatcaaaAGCAAcaacttttcgaggtgacccaatcacagcTCATCAAAAAAaattggtggcaactcccattttcattttcattttcaaaataaaaatcgatcccgtttttttaataaaaaaaaagtttctacAAGTAGCATCTGTAAAGTGAGGAATATTAGTTGGAATTTAGCTATTGACTCGTTTTAGTCCACCGATAATTATCTTGTACGTCAAGCCCATATCTGTTGGTATTGTTTAGAGCGATGGTATGCAGGAAAGTCATGCTGTACAGAAGACGATGATGATAAGAACTTCTAGGTGGTCAGTAGTACTTCATATCCTCTCTGTCATATTGTCTTCTTTTCATGGCTGCTCTGCTAGAGATACTATAACAATGAAAAGTAGTGTAGTTGATGGACAAACTCTTGTTTCAGCAGAGAATAGATTTGAGTTGGGGTTCTTTGGCCCATCTAGAAGCTCTAATGTGAAGAGATATGTAGGGATCTGGTACACCTCCAATCCACAAACAGTTGTGTGGGTTGCTAATAGAGAAAAACCGCTTTCAGATAAAAGTGGAGTTTTACATATTGCAAATGGTTACCTCAAGTTATCCGACAAGAAAGGGAAGGTTTACTGGCATACAGGTCAGTATAAACGTTCGAATATTACGGCGAAGCTCAATGATACTGGTAACTTAATTCTGTATGATGTTGATGTTGATGGGTTGGAGAGAAAACTATGGCAAAGCTTTGAGCATCCAACAGATACATTTCTTTTTGGCATGAAGAATGATGTAAATTTAGTTTTAACTTCATGGACCAGTGAAGATGATCCAGCACCTGGAAATTTCATTTTCATGCAGGATCCGCAAGCAAATCGACTTGTTGTCATGAACAAGAGTATCATTTACTGGAGATCATGGAGGGAGTCAGGTAAAATCTTTGAACTAGTGAACAACTTGAATATTACAGAGGATGACACACAAGTTCACAAAAATGAAAGAATAGTGATGAATTTTACCGGGGATTTGCAATATTGGCAGTTCGATAGGGGCATGAAAGATTGGTCATTGACGTGGTGGGAGCCGAAAGATAGATGCAGCAAGTACAATTACTGTGGGAACTTTGGCTCTTGTAATATCAACAGCAAGTTACCATGCAAATGTTTGCCAGGTTTCAAACCTAAAATCTCAGAGAAATGGAATGCTGGGGAATTTGTGGATGGTTGCTCCAGAAACTCTACATCATATGGAACTGACTTCTTGTGCttgaaaaggatgaaattggaatataCAGAATCACCATTCATTATGAATAATGGAGACAACTGTAATCAGGAATGCCTCAGTAATAATCAGTGCCAGGCATATACAGTAAATGCCAGTAAGACTGACAGGCAACTTTCATGTTTGACTTGGACAGAGGAACTCAAAAACATTCAGGAGGATCAAGATGACGGTTACGATCTCTACGTCCGTGTGCCAGTGTCTGATATCGGTAATTTTACTCTTCACAAAGCATAGATCAGTACTCTTTTCCTGTTGGCTAGTTTAGTGCAGATTCTATGGGCAGCTTGCATAGCATAGATTGAGAATCTTGATAGATATTACTTTGATGTAAACAAATCAGCTAAAGGATCTCTTCAAGAAAATTCAACTATTTTGAAATGCAGCATAAAAGGCATATTGTTGTTCCTGCCAATCTGATGTACCCTAAAGGTTAAGATACCAGAACAGAAAGGAAAAACACCAGCACACACAACTTCTAAaggcaaattttcaattttcacctCTTGCAGGACCAATTACCTTCAACTCTGAAATATAAGCCCGATTTAACAATATCTATTCTACTTTGCAGCACCGACATCAAGAAGTTGTTTACCTTGTGGCACAAACTTGGTCCCTTATCCCCTAAGCACTGGACCAAACTGCGGTGATCCTGTGTACTACAGTTTCGACTGCGATATGGTTACAGGCCAACTAAGCTTCATGACACCTAGTGGCAATTACACGGTTACCCATGTCAATCCAAAGGCAAgcatatttgatattgaaatgcAGGCCAAAGAAGCAGTAAATTGTCATGCTATGCATTCGTCGGGAAGCAAAATTCTGCAGCTCAATCGATCATCACCATTCAATGTGACCAGCAGTTGCAGTAGTAACTTTACTAATGATTCGCCACTGAAGAGTACAATTGAAGTGAAAATCACTTGGAAGCCACCATTAGAGCCAACCTGTAATTCATCGGCTGATTGCAAAGAGTGGCCACATTCAACTTGCAATATAACTGGAACAGGACAAAAACGGTGTCTCTGCAATAGTGCCTTTCGATGGGATGGCTTGGGTTTAACCTGTTCTCCAGGTTAGGATTAAATTTCATGCATTGAGATTTTGGTATAGCACTTGCCTCTAACAGTGGCAAATTAGTTTTGGTCTGTATGCCAGTATGCCACTAAAGGTGGTGGTACCTCTGAAGCACTCCTAGCATGAAATTTATTGACCTATTTTGAACTGGTCTTGCAGCAGCTACTGGACAACTAAGAGATTCTTTTAATAAAAGCAAGACACTCCCTCTTTACCTCATAGTATCTCTGCCAATTGCAATGGCCCTGTTGTGTGCCATTCTTTCTATTTACTTGTGGAGAACAAAAATGGTAAAGAAGAGAGGTAAGTGTGGACTGTGGAGCACCTTTTATTCTATCCATATCCAGTGTCTTCCACCAAATACAGTTAGTTTTTAACAATGAGTGGTGGTTGTATCCACAATAATGTTTGTTTCTTCTGAATTCAGCAAAACAAAGAAAAGCTCATCTTCATCGGTATGACACTGAAAGAGGGGTTAAAGAGTTAATGGAGTCGAGCCATTTGGAAGGAAAGGACGGGACAGGCATAGACGTACCTTTCTTTGATTTTGAAAGCATACTAGCTGCAACAGACAATTTCTCAGATGAAAAAAAACTTGGAAGAGGAGGGTTTGGGCCGGTATACAAGGTATTTCTTTTTCTTGTAGTTTATTCTTGATG contains the following coding sequences:
- the LOC107886920 gene encoding G-type lectin S-receptor-like serine/threonine-protein kinase At4g03230 isoform X3 produces the protein MQESHAVQKTMMIRTSRWSVVLHILSVILSSFHGCSARDTITMKSSVVDGQTLVSAENRFELGFFGPSRSSNVKRYVGIWYTSNPQTVVWVANREKPLSDKSGVLHIANGYLKLSDKKGKVYWHTGQYKRSNITAKLNDTGNLILYDVDVDGLERKLWQSFEHPTDTFLFGMKNDVNLVLTSWTSEDDPAPGNFIFMQDPQANRLVVMNKSIIYWRSWRESGKIFELVNNLNITEDDTQVHKNERIVMNFTGDLQYWQFDRGMKDWSLTWWEPKDRCSKYNYCGNFGSCNINSKLPCKCLPGFKPKISEKWNAGEFVDGCSRNSTSYGTDFLCLKRMKLEYTESPFIMNNGDNCNQECLSNNQCQAYTVNASKTDRQLSCLTWTEELKNIQEDQDDGYDLYVRVPVSDIAPTSRSCLPCGTNLVPYPLSTGPNCGDPVYYSFDCDMVTGQLSFMTPSGNYTVTHVNPKASIFDIEMQAKEAVNCHAMHSSGSKILQLNRSSPFNVTSSCSSNFTNDSPLKSTIEVKITWKPPLEPTCNSSADCKEWPHSTCNITGTGQKRCLCNSAFRWDGLGLTCSPAATGQLRDSFNKSKTLPLYLIVSLPIAMALLCAILSIYLWRTKMVKKRAKQRKAHLHRYDTERGVKELMESSHLEGKDGTGIDVPFFDFESILAATDNFSDEKKLGRGGFGPVYKGKFPGGQEIAIKRLASVSGQGLEEFKNEVVLIAKLQHRNLVRLLGYCIKGEEKILLYEYLPNKSLDFFIFDESLSQQLEWGTRFNIILGVARGLLYLHQDSRLRIIHRDLKTSNILLDEEMSPKISDFGLARMIQGKQTEGSTLRVVGTYGYMAPEYAIDGVFSVKSDVFSFGVVMLEIISGKTNMRFYYVENTPSLIAYQF
- the LOC107886920 gene encoding G-type lectin S-receptor-like serine/threonine-protein kinase At4g03230 isoform X1, which translates into the protein MQESHAVQKTMMIRTSRWSVVLHILSVILSSFHGCSARDTITMKSSVVDGQTLVSAENRFELGFFGPSRSSNVKRYVGIWYTSNPQTVVWVANREKPLSDKSGVLHIANGYLKLSDKKGKVYWHTGQYKRSNITAKLNDTGNLILYDVDVDGLERKLWQSFEHPTDTFLFGMKNDVNLVLTSWTSEDDPAPGNFIFMQDPQANRLVVMNKSIIYWRSWRESGKIFELVNNLNITEDDTQVHKNERIVMNFTGDLQYWQFDRGMKDWSLTWWEPKDRCSKYNYCGNFGSCNINSKLPCKCLPGFKPKISEKWNAGEFVDGCSRNSTSYGTDFLCLKRMKLEYTESPFIMNNGDNCNQECLSNNQCQAYTVNASKTDRQLSCLTWTEELKNIQEDQDDGYDLYVRVPVSDIAPTSRSCLPCGTNLVPYPLSTGPNCGDPVYYSFDCDMVTGQLSFMTPSGNYTVTHVNPKASIFDIEMQAKEAVNCHAMHSSGSKILQLNRSSPFNVTSSCSSNFTNDSPLKSTIEVKITWKPPLEPTCNSSADCKEWPHSTCNITGTGQKRCLCNSAFRWDGLGLTCSPAATGQLRDSFNKSKTLPLYLIVSLPIAMALLCAILSIYLWRTKMVKKRAKQRKAHLHRYDTERGVKELMESSHLEGKDGTGIDVPFFDFESILAATDNFSDEKKLGRGGFGPVYKGKFPGGQEIAIKRLASVSGQGLEEFKNEVVLIAKLQHRNLVRLLGYCIKGEEKILLYEYLPNKSLDFFIFDESLSQQLEWGTRFNIILGVARGLLYLHQDSRLRIIHRDLKTSNILLDEEMSPKISDFGLARMIQGKQTEGSTLRVVGTYGYMAPEYAIDGVFSVKSDVFSFGVVMLEIISGKTNMRFYYVENTPSLIAYAWRLWQEGKPLDLMDSTLRSSCNASEVLRCVHVGLLCLQEDPSERPTMSNVVVLLGSETASLPIPKQPAFVTRTTLSSTASMSSKAESKTEITSTLHEGR
- the LOC107886920 gene encoding G-type lectin S-receptor-like serine/threonine-protein kinase At4g03230 isoform X4 produces the protein MQESHAVQKTMMIRTSRWSVVLHILSVILSSFHGCSARDTITMKSSVVDGQTLVSAENRFELGFFGPSRSSNVKRYVGIWYTSNPQTVVWVANREKPLSDKSGVLHIANGYLKLSDKKGKVYWHTGQYKRSNITAKLNDTGNLILYDVDVDGLERKLWQSFEHPTDTFLFGMKNDVNLVLTSWTSEDDPAPGNFIFMQDPQANRLVVMNKSIIYWRSWRESGKIFELVNNLNITEDDTQVHKNERIVMNFTGDLQYWQFDRGMKDWSLTWWEPKDRCSKYNYCGNFGSCNINSKLPCKCLPGFKPKISEKWNAGEFVDGCSRNSTSYGTDFLCLKRMKLEYTESPFIMNNGDNCNQECLSNNQCQAYTVNASKTDRQLSCLTWTEELKNIQEDQDDGYDLYVRVPVSDIAPTSRSCLPCGTNLVPYPLSTGPNCGDPVYYSFDCDMVTGQLSFMTPSGNYTVTHVNPKASIFDIEMQAKEAVNCHAMHSSGSKILQLNRSSPFNVTSSCSSNFTNDSPLKSTIEVKITWKPPLEPTCNSSADCKEWPHSTCNITGTGQKRCLCNSAFRWDGLGLTCSPATGQLRDSFNKSKTLPLYLIVSLPIAMALLCAILSIYLWRTKMVKKRAKQRKAHLHRYDTERGVKELMESSHLEGKDGTGIDVPFFDFESILAATDNFSDEKKLGRGGFGPVYKGKFPGGQEIAIKRLASVSGQGLEEFKNEVVLIAKLQHRNLVRLLGYCIKGEEKILLYEYLPNKSLDFFIFDESLSQQLEWGTRFNIILGVARGLLYLHQDSRLRIIHRDLKTSNILLDEEMSPKISDFGLARMIQGKQTEGSTLRVVGTYGYMAPEYAIDGVFSVKSDVFSFGVVMLEIISGKTNMRFYYVENTPSLIAYQF
- the LOC107886920 gene encoding G-type lectin S-receptor-like serine/threonine-protein kinase At4g03230 isoform X2 codes for the protein MQESHAVQKTMMIRTSRWSVVLHILSVILSSFHGCSARDTITMKSSVVDGQTLVSAENRFELGFFGPSRSSNVKRYVGIWYTSNPQTVVWVANREKPLSDKSGVLHIANGYLKLSDKKGKVYWHTGQYKRSNITAKLNDTGNLILYDVDVDGLERKLWQSFEHPTDTFLFGMKNDVNLVLTSWTSEDDPAPGNFIFMQDPQANRLVVMNKSIIYWRSWRESGKIFELVNNLNITEDDTQVHKNERIVMNFTGDLQYWQFDRGMKDWSLTWWEPKDRCSKYNYCGNFGSCNINSKLPCKCLPGFKPKISEKWNAGEFVDGCSRNSTSYGTDFLCLKRMKLEYTESPFIMNNGDNCNQECLSNNQCQAYTVNASKTDRQLSCLTWTEELKNIQEDQDDGYDLYVRVPVSDIAPTSRSCLPCGTNLVPYPLSTGPNCGDPVYYSFDCDMVTGQLSFMTPSGNYTVTHVNPKASIFDIEMQAKEAVNCHAMHSSGSKILQLNRSSPFNVTSSCSSNFTNDSPLKSTIEVKITWKPPLEPTCNSSADCKEWPHSTCNITGTGQKRCLCNSAFRWDGLGLTCSPATGQLRDSFNKSKTLPLYLIVSLPIAMALLCAILSIYLWRTKMVKKRAKQRKAHLHRYDTERGVKELMESSHLEGKDGTGIDVPFFDFESILAATDNFSDEKKLGRGGFGPVYKGKFPGGQEIAIKRLASVSGQGLEEFKNEVVLIAKLQHRNLVRLLGYCIKGEEKILLYEYLPNKSLDFFIFDESLSQQLEWGTRFNIILGVARGLLYLHQDSRLRIIHRDLKTSNILLDEEMSPKISDFGLARMIQGKQTEGSTLRVVGTYGYMAPEYAIDGVFSVKSDVFSFGVVMLEIISGKTNMRFYYVENTPSLIAYAWRLWQEGKPLDLMDSTLRSSCNASEVLRCVHVGLLCLQEDPSERPTMSNVVVLLGSETASLPIPKQPAFVTRTTLSSTASMSSKAESKTEITSTLHEGR